TGCCGGGCGGCGCCTTCAGGTACTCGATGACCTGCGGCTCTTCGCCGCTGTTGCGGATCAAGGCCAGCGTGTTGCGCGACGTGCCGCAGGCCGGGTTGTGGAAGATCGTGATGGAGGAGGGTGGCGATTGCATTGCTGCAATTATGCAACTACTATTGAATTATGGAAGAACAAGAGATCGTCAAGTCCCTGGCCGCGCTGGCGCAGCCGCTGCGCCTGCAGGTCTTTCGCGCGCTGGTGGTGGCCGGGCCCGCGGGGCTCACGCCCGGCGCGCTCGTCGATGCGCTCGGCGTGCAGGCCACCAGCCTCTCATTCCACCTGAAGGAGCTGACCCATTCGGGGCTGGTGACGCAAGAGCGCAGCGGCCGCAACCTGATCTACCGCGCGGCGTTCGAACGCATGAACGCGCTGATCGGGTACCTCACCGAGAACTGCTGCGGGGGCGAGGCGTGCCTGCCGGCTGCGGCCCAAGCTTGTGCCTGCTGAAAGAATGAACGCCTCTCCCACCGCAGCCGCCCCCTCCGCACCCCCACCCGCCATCGCCTTCTTCGAGCGCTACCTCACCCTCTGGGTCGCGCTGTGCATCGTGGCCGGCGTTGCGCTAGGGCAGTGGCTGCCGGGCCT
The Variovorax sp. OAS795 genome window above contains:
- a CDS encoding metalloregulator ArsR/SmtB family transcription factor, translating into MEEQEIVKSLAALAQPLRLQVFRALVVAGPAGLTPGALVDALGVQATSLSFHLKELTHSGLVTQERSGRNLIYRAAFERMNALIGYLTENCCGGEACLPAAAQACAC